A single region of the Triticum dicoccoides isolate Atlit2015 ecotype Zavitan chromosome 2B, WEW_v2.0, whole genome shotgun sequence genome encodes:
- the LOC119365394 gene encoding ent-kaur-16-ene synthase, chloroplastic-like — protein sequence MATARIAAGTCSAIAGHRLRPAAVSPLVSNLSHSHHHRRNQPLGLASARAAEHGLTGAHRPEFFPHDHCRAPPYSMSARRTRTMATSALAKKSLVGENAGLRNKEREARIRKQLQNPELTPSPYDTAWVAMVPLRDFPSAPHFPRCLEWILQSQQDNGSWGISEFDLSPDKSTLLSTLACVIALKKWNVGPEHIRRGLHFIGKKFSFSMDEQIATPIGFNITFPGMIRQAIGMGLEFPARQTDVDGILHVRQMELKRLAGDKSDGREAYMAYVAEGLGVPLDWNELIKFQRNNGSLFNSPSATAAALIHNYDDKALQYLNLLVSKCGSSVPTVYPTNVYCQLSMVDSLEKIGISHHFCSEIKTILNMTYSLWVQRDEEIMLDVATCAMAFRQLRMNGYDVSSDELRHVDEASTFHNSLQGYLNDTKSILELYKASTVSVEENEFILDNIRHWSSNLLREKLIHDGVQSRPVFAEVEYALKFPFYATMERLDQKWNIENFDLRGSQMLKTEQLPCCVNQDILALAIEDFTFSQSIYQDELQLLERWVKETRLDQLLFARQRTTFCYLAAAATMFPPELSDARISWAKNSILLNIVDDFFDIEGSREELENLVTLLEKWDEHSKDEFYSEQVKILFYAIYTTTNHLGTMASFVQDRDVKKHLIEIWLQLLGTMITDADWRMRQYVPTVEEYMETAIVSFTLAPILLPASYFVGQTLLASVVNGQEYNELFRLMGTCCRLLNDIQGFERESSEGKLDSVSLRVLHSDGSMSIEAAKESIRRSVASCRKDLLRLVLKEDSVVPRACRELFWNMCKICHFFYSHTDAFSSPTEMVSTVNAVIHEPLKLEIRDLSLPVQSEK from the exons ATGGCGACCGCGAGAATAGCCGCCGGGACCTGTTCCGCCATCGCCGGACATCGCCTCCGGCCTGCTGCGGTATCGCCGCTTGTGTCGAACTTGTCTCACTCACACCATCACAGAAGAAACCAGCCTCTTGGCCTTGCCTCGGCCCGTGCTGCCGAGCATGGTCTCACCGGAGCACACCGCCCCGAGTTCTTCCCCCATGACCATTGCCGTGCTCCTCCCTATTCGATGAGCGCGAGGAGGACGCGGACGATGGCAACTTCCGCTTTAG CGAAGAAGAGTTTGGTAGGAGAAAATGCAGGCCTGCGAAACAAG GAACGGGAGGCTAGAATAAGGAAGCAGCTTCAGAATCCTGAATTGACACCATCTCCGTACGACACAGCATGGGTTGCTATGGTGCCCTTGCGGGATTTCCCTAGTGCTCCACACTTCCCTCGGTGCCTTGAATGGATATTGCAAAGCCAACAGGATAATGGTTCTTGGGGCATCAGCGAATTTGACTTGTCACCCGACAAGTCTACTCTCTTATCCACATTGGCGTGTGTTATTGCACTCAAGAAATGGAATGTTGGCCCGGAACACATCAGGAGAG GACTGCATTTTATTGGAAAAAAATTCTCCTTCTCTATGGATGAGCAGATTGCTACTCCTATAGGTTTCAATATTACTTTTCCTGGTATGATTAGGCAAGCCATTGGAATGGGCTTGGAATTTCCAGCGAGACAAACTGATGTTGATGGGATTCTTCACGTCCGGCAGATGGAATTGAAAAG ACTTGCTGGGGATAAATCTGATGGGAGAGAAGCATACATGGCTTATGTTGCTGAAGGGTTAGGAGTCCCACTGGACTGGAATGAACTTATCAAGTTCCAGAGGAATAATGGATCATTGTTCAACTCTCCTTCAGCAACTGCTGCTGCTTTAATCCACAATTATGATGACAAAGCCCTCCAGTACCTGAACTTGCTTGTTAGTAAATGTGGTAGTTCAG TACCAACAGTGTACCCGACAAATGTATATTGCCAGCTTTCAATGGTGGATTCTCTTGAAAAGATCGGGATATCTCACCATTTTTGTAGTGAGATAAAGACCATCTTAAACATGACATATAG TTTGTGGGTACAAAGAGATGAGGAAATCATGCTGGATGTAGCGACATGCGCAATGGCGTTTCGTCAGTTACGGATGAATGGATATGACGTTTCCTCAG ATGAGCTACGTCATGTTGATGAAGCCTCCACTTTTCATAATTCACTTCAAGGGTATTTAAATGATACAAAATCTATATTGGAATTATACAAGGCATCAACAGTCAGTGTAGAAGAAAAtgaatttattcttgataatattagACACTGGTCAAGCAACTTATTAAGGGAAAAATTAATCCATGACGGCGTGCAAAGTAGGCCGGTCTTTGCAGAG GTGGAGTATGCTCTTAAATTTCCCTTTTATGCCACAATGGAACGCCTGGATCAGAAGTGGAACATTGAAAACTTTGATTTGAGGGGTTCGCAGATGTTGAAGACAGAACAATT GCCATGTTGTGTAAACCAAGATATTCTAGCCTTGGCTATTGAAGATTTCACCTTCTCTCAATCTATTTACCAGGATGAACTCCAGCTTCTTGAACG TTGGGTGAAGGAGACCAGGCTAGACCAGCTACTGTTTGCACGACAGAGGACAACATTTTGCTATCTTGCTGCTGCGGCTACCATGTTCCCTCCTGAACTGTCTGATGCTCGCATTTCATGGGCCAAAAATTCTATACTCTTAAATATTGTTGATGACTTCTTCGATATTGAGGGGTCAAGAGAAGAACTAGAAAACCTTGTAACACTACTCGAGAA GTGGGATGAGCACTCCAAAGACGAATTCTACTCTGAGCAAGTAAAAATATTGTTTTATGCCATTTACACTACAACGAACCATCTTGGAACAATGGCTTCATTTGTACAAGACCGTGACGTCAAAAAGCACCTAATAGAAATT TGGCTACAACTACTGGGCACTATGATAACCGACGCAGATTGGCGGATGAGACAATATGTGCCGACAGTCGAAGAGTACATGGAAACTGCAATTGTATCATTCACATTGGCTCCCATTCTGCTCCCAGCATCATATTTTGTCGGGCAAACACTCTTGGCATCTGTTGTGAATGGTCAAGAGTACAATGAGTTATTCAGGCTAATGGGCACTTGTTGCCGACTCCTCAACGACATTCAAGGCTTTGAG AGGGAGAGCAGCGAGGGAAAACTCGATAGTGTTTCACTACGTGTTCTCCACAGTGACGGTTCTATGTCCATTGAAGCGGCTAAAGAGTCAATAAGGAGATCTGTAGCCTCGTGTAGAAAAGACTTGCTGAGGTTGGTCCTTAAGGAAGATAGTGTTGTTCCTAGGGCATGCAGGGAGCTGTTTTGGAACATGTGCAAGATATGCCACTTCTTCTACTCTCACACTGATGCATTTTCCTCACCAACTGAGATGGTTAGCACAGTGAACGCAGTTATCCATGAGCCACTCAAACTCGAGATTCGTGATCTATCTTTGCCTGTGCAGTCAGAAAAATAA